The nucleotide window TGCTGGTGGCGGCGCTGCTGACGTTGCCGCTGGGCAACCTGGCGATTGTGTTGGCCCTGGTGCCCGACCTGCGATTCCCTTACTGGCAATGGGTTTGTGTGTTGCTGGCGATTCCGGTGGTGTTCTGGTGCGCCTGGCCTTTCCATCGGGCCACGCTGCGGAATTTGCGGCACGGCTCGTTCAGTATGGACACCCTGGTGTCGCTGGGTGTGCTGGCGGCGTTCTTCTGGTCGGTGATCTCGATCAGTCTGGGACTGGATGATCAACCGGGCTACTGGCTCTTCTTCGGCCGAACACCGGCCGGTGCGGACTCGATCTATCTCGAGGTCGCGGCCGCGGTCACTACCTTCCTGCTGGCCGGGCGGTATTTCGAGGCGCGGGCTCGCCGGTCGGCGGCCGACGTGCTGACTGCGCTGAATGAGCTTGCTCCGAAGACGGTCCGGGTGGTGATCGACGGTCAGGAGTACGTGATCCCGGCCGAGAAACTTCAACCAGGACAGGATTTCTCGGTACGGCCGGGAGAGACCATTGCCGCCGACGGGGACATCGTCGATGGGAAGTCAGCGGTTGACACGTCGATGATGACCGGCGAGCCGGTGCCGGCCGATCTTGGTCCGGGTGCACGAGTGCTGGGCGGCACGATCGCGCTGAACGGCCGACTGCTGGTGCGAGCCGTCGCGGTCGGCGGCAAGACCCAGCTCGCCCAGATGGCTCAGCTCGCCGAGCAGGCGCAGGCCCGGAAGGCCGCCGTACAACGCCTGGTGGATCGGGTCGTGTCGGTCTTCGTCCCGGTGGTGCTCGGCATCGCCGTACTCACGTTCATCGGCTGGATGATCTTCGACGGCAACGTACGGAATGGTTTCAGCGCCGCGGTCTCGGTGCTGATCATCGCCTGCCCGTGCGCGATGGGCCTGGCCACCCCGACCGCGCTGATGGTCGGCGTCGGTCGCGCCGGTCAACTGGGCATCGTGATCAAGGGTCCCGAAGCACTGGAGGCCAGCGGCTCCATCGACACCGTCCTGCTCGACAAGACCGGCACCCTGACCTCCGGAGAAATGATCGTCGAGTCAGTAACCGCACTAGGGGGTTCTGATCCTGTCGAAGGACAGCACACCAAGCAGGACATCATCACCCTCGCCGCAGCACTCGAATCGCACTCCGAGCATCCCATCGGCCGCGCCATCGCCCGTGCCGTCGATCAACCGGCCGAAGTCTCCGACTTCCACGCCCTGGCCGGGCTGGGCGCGTCGGCGACATTGGACGGTCGCCGACTGCTGATCGGCAATCGCAACCTCTTTGCAGAGCAGGGAATCACGATCTCCGAGCGCGCAGAGGAGTCGGTCGATGCGGCCGAGGCAGCCGGCAAGACCGCTGTCCTGCTCGCCGTCGACTCCCGGATTGTCGGCGTGCTGGTGCTGGCAGACCAGATCAAGGATTCGGCTGCCGAGGGTGTCGCCGCGTTGCGCGAGCTGGGCCTGACAACCGTGCTGCTGACCGGGGACAACGAACGAGCCGCCGTTTCGGTCGGCGAATCGCTCGAGGTCGACCGGGTGATCGCCGGCGTGCTGCCCACCGGCAAGTCCGCGGTGATCGAAGAGTTGCAGGCGCAAGGAAAACGAGTCGCGATGGTCGGTGACGGCATCAACGACGCGACCGCTCTGGCCACGGCGAACCTCGGCCTGGCCGTGTTGAACGGCACCGACATCGCGCTGAAGTCGGCCGACATGATCTTGGTCCGCAAACACCTCGGCGTGATCGCCGATGCGATCCAGCTCGCCCGCCGTACCCTGAACACGATCCGCGGCAACCTGGTCTGGGCCTTCGCCTACAACATCGCCGCGATCCCGCTGGCCGCAACCGGCCTGCTCAACCCCCTGATCGCCGGCGCCGCGATGTCCCTGTCCAGCGTCTTCGTCGTCACCAACAGCCTCCGCCTGCGCTCGTTCCGCCCCCGCGGCGCCCCCGCCGAAGACCACGACTGACCTCTGGGTCCTGAGCCTGTCGAAGGACCAATGCGCAATCCGGGTCTGTTGCTGAGTGGTGTTGCGTGGTGACGTGCCGAACCGAATCGGCTTGCGAGCGGCAGCGAAGAACCCTATCTTTGCCGGAACGCGTTGACGGAGACGAGTAGTTCGAGATCACGCAGGCCGAGAGAGCCGCCGGCAGCTGGGAAGGCGGACCTGCGCCCCGGACGAAGACACTCCTGAGCGGCGGGGAGGAAATGCCCCGACCGGCTGGCATCCGGTGATCACTGTCGTACGAGGCCGTCCGGCTCGATGACGTACCGGTCGGTGAAAGTGCGGTGGCACAGCGAGTTTCCCCTTATCGCCCGCACTCCGAAGGGATCAGTTGATGTCCCGAGGAGGGCACGATGATCCACCACCCAGTAAGTCGCGTGCTGGCGGCCGAGTTGCCGCAGCATGTCGGAGAGGCCGTCGAGATCGACGGTTGGCTGCATCGCTTCCGCGAGTTGAAGTCAGTCAGTTTCATGATCATCCGCGATCGCAGCGGATTGTCCCAGGTCGTGATCACCGGAGGGTATGAAGCCCCGCCGGAGGAGTCCGTGCTGCGCATCCGCGGTGTGGTCACCGCGAACGGCCAGGCACCCGGCGGCGTCGAGATCACCGATCCGACGATCGAGGTCTTGTCGCGGGCCGAGCAGCTGCCGCCGTTCGATCTCTACCGGCCCCAGGTGCCGGGCAACCTGCCCACAGTTCTTGATCATGCTCAGGTGACGTTGCGGCATCCGCGGCTGCGAGCCCAGCAGACGTTGGCCGCGGCGTCGATCGGCGGCTTCCGCAGCACCCTTGATGATCATGGATTCACCGAGATCCACACACCGAAGGTGGTGGAGTCGGCCACCGAGTCGGGCGCGAACGTGTTCGAGCTGGACTGGTTCGGACGACGCGCCTTCCTGGCCCAATCGCCGCAGTTCTACAAGCAGATCATGGTCGGCGTCTTCGAGCGGGTGTACGAGACCGGTCCGGTCTTCCGGGCCGAACCGCACGACACCGCCCGGCATCTGGCGCAGTACACCAGCCTGGACGCCGAGTTCGGTTTCATTAGGGATCATCAAGACGTGATGATCATGGTCCGCGAGGTGATCGCCGGCATGATCCAATCGGTTCGCACGCGGGCGACGATGGAGCTGCAACTGTTGGACGTCGAGCTACCGAAGGTGCCCGAGGAGATCCCGCAGCTGCACTTTGCCGACGCCATGCGCCGACTCGGCAAGGACGATGTTGATCTTGCTCCGGCCGACGAACGGGCGCTGAGTGCCTGGGCGGTGGAGGAGTACGGCAGCGAGTTCCTCTTCGTCACCGGTTATCCGATGGCGAAGCGGCCGTTCTACACCCAGCCGGAGCCGGGAAATCCCTCGTACAGCAACAGTTTCGACCTGTTGTTCCGCGGGTTGGAGTTGATCACCGGCGGTCAGCGACTGCATCGGCACGGCGATTACCTGGCCGCGCTGGCCGAACGGGGTGAGCCGATCCAGCCGTACGCGAGCTATCTGGACACGTTCGCGTACGGGATGCCTCCGCACGGTGGCTTCGCCCTCGGCCTGGAACGCTGGGTGGCCCGCCTGGCCGGCGTCGACAACGTCCGGCTGACCACGCTCTTCCCCCGCGACCTGCACCGCCTGTCTCCGTAGCAGTTGTCGAGCACGACGTGATCGGGTGAGACTCGCACCGTCGTCGGTACGAATTTCACCCGATCAGGGTCTGGAGCAGTTGGGGCAGGGCGTGACCATTCCGGCCCAGCCGCCCCGGACCAGCATTTCTGCTACCTGCCATGCGATAGCGCATGGCTCCGTGTCGACATCGACACGGCCGTAGCGCAGCGTGACCTCACCTTCCAGCAGTGCGGCGTTGTCCCGGCGGAAGTCTCGGAAACGGTCTTCGCCGATGTGCCCGGTTTCACCGTCCAGTTCGACAAGTAGGTGGTACTTCTCGTATCGCACGTCCCGGTAGATCCGTCCTCCAGCCAATCGAGCGCCGACCTGCCGGCGGCCGCGCGGCAGCCCATGTGCTCGTTCGACATTTCTCAGATAGGCCAGCTCCAGCACGGACTGCGCTCCGCCGGCCACCTCGGAAATGATCTTCTCCACCAGACGGCGCCCGGCGAATCGTGAGCGCGCCGAGAGCGCCCGCTTCAGCCGCTTCGGTGTGGTCAGTTTTCGCTGTACCGCATCGGAGATCCAGCCATCAATTTTGCGTCCTCGACCGTCGATACCATCGCCTAGATCGCGAACGCTTTGCTCGCACAGATCGAGCACGGTGTCGTCGATCGAGGTCCGGGGCAGCGCGCCAACCGATCGACTGCGCACGCCCGCTCGCTCCCGCCGGAACAGCCACGGGGATACGGATTCCCGCTGGATTCGATGTGGCGTCAGCACCAGGATCGTCTTGGGTGGCTGGTCGGTGAGCTTGTGCAGGTAGGCCGCAGCCAACCCGCCGAGCCTGGCGTCGTCGCCGCCCCAGAGCGCTCCGGCCCACGCCAGGCTCAGCCACTCGACCGGTCCCGCTCTGGACAAGAGGAGTCCCGGTCCGAGACGCTGCCAGTGCTCTTGCTCGACCAGCCGTTGCTGAGACCGTGGGCCCAAGCCGAATGCGGTCGCTTGTTCCCTGGTGACGACGCCGGACTGGTGCTCGATCAACCGGCGCAGCTCGGGTGACGGATCGAAACGGCGGTACACCTGGTGGACTCTGACAAACCGATCGACCCCAGTGAGGGCGTTCGGCGAATCTGTGGACGACCCTTCGATGTACGTGCTGGGCTGTGGACAACTCCTGCGATGCCGATCGGGTGAGATTCACACCGTCGGCGGTACGAATTTCACCCGATCAGTGGCGAACTCCGCCGGGGTCAGAGCCAGCCGATGCCGGTGAGCCAGCGGCCACAGAGCTGCTGCCACTGGGCGACCAGCGGTTCCTCCTCGTCGGCGAGGCCGAGGCCGTGGCGGCCGTGCCGGAAGACGTGCGCCTCGAACGGGACACCGGCCACCGCCAGCGCGGTCATCAACTCCAGCGAGTGCAGTGCCGGGACGCCTTCGTCGTCGCTGGTGGTCCAGATGAACGACGGCGGGAAGTCCTCGGTCACCCGGGTGCTGGGGGACAGGTCGGCCAGCAGTTCGGCGCTCGGGTCGTGCAGCAGGTTGCGGGCAGAACCGACGTGCAGATTGGGAATCCGGCCGCTCAGCGTTTCCCGCAGATCGGTCACCGGGTAACAGAGGATCGCGGCGTCCGGCCGACCGGCGAAGGTGTACGACTCGGCGCCCATCACGTCGGCGCTGTCGCCGGCCAGCATGGCGGCGAGATGCCCGCCGGCAGAGAATCCGAGCACTCCGAGCCGATCGGCCGCGACCCGCACCCCGGCGCGGCCGGACCGCAGCTCGCGCATCGCTTGCCGGCCGTCGTGCAACGCACCCGGATGCGCGCCGTCGCCGATGGTGTAGCGCAGCACCGCCGCGTGCAGACCGAGCGTGTTCAGCCAACGCGCGACCGGTTCGCCTTCATGATCGGCGAGATGGGCGTATCCGCCGCCCGGCAGCACCATCACCGTCGGGCGCGCAGAATCGTCGATCGGGTACGTGGTCAGGTCCAGCGCCATGGCCGAATCTTGGCAGGTCGCCGGCCGATCCCGTCAGCCGAGGTCGGATTTCATGATCATTCCGGTGGGGTCACAGCACGATGTACTGCTTGCGGTCGAGCAACTCTCGCACGGCATCGAGGTGTCCCGCATGGGTTGCGGTCTCGACGATGACGTGCAGCAGCACCGCCCGCAGGTTCGGGAAGGAGAGTCCGGCCTCGGCCCACCAATCCTCCGGCTGAGCCGGCGGAGCATCAAGATCGAGCCCCGCGATGTAGGCGTCCGACCGGTCGATCGCGGCCCGGTAGTCGGCGATCACCGATTCCGCCGGCACTGCGTCAGGAACCTGCCAGTCGGCGTTGTCCCCTTCGGGCCAGAAATCCAGCGGCTTGCCCGCCATCACGACCTCGAACCAGTACCGCTCGTCGGACAGGGTCAGGTGTTGCACCAGACCGACACAACTCCAACCCGACGGCAGGACGGGGCGGCGCAACTGTTCCTCACTCAGCCCGGCGAGTTGATCAAGGATGTGCCGACGCTGCCCGGCCAGGCGTTGCAGCAGCAGATCGCGTTCCGCGGGAGCTTCAGGCATCGATTCCCCCGGCGCCCGCTCGACCATGCCGCCGGAGTGGATCGGTCGGATCTCCACACCACCGCCGGCCTTGAGCGCGGGATTGGTACGAGCGATCGCAACCGCTGCGTCCAGATCCGGTGCCTCGATGATGTAGAAGCCGGCGACGATGTCGGCAGCGTCGACGAACGGTCCGGCAGTCACGCCGGCACCGCGGACCGACGTCGCCATATTCCGCGGCGTGAACGCCCACGCACCGACCATCGCGTTCGCGGCGGTCACCTCGTCGGCATGCTCATCGCACTCTGCGATGTCATCGCTCGACGCATCCGGGGCGTGAGCCGAATCGCCGACATAGATCAATACTCCGAACTGGGCCACGATCAGCCTTTCTGGTTGATTCCAATGTTTCTCTTCATCCCTGAGACGGAGCAGCCGGCCCGATCTCGACATGTCCGGGACCGGAATCCTAGAGAACCGCAAGACTCGAGCCGTCATCGCCCGACCAGACCCCGGCCGACGGTCGACTGTCGGTGCCCGGATCTAACGTGTCGGGCATGACCCGGTACATCGATGAGGACCTGCACGATGCCGAGTTTCGTGAGTGCGACCTGACCGGGGCACGGCTGATCGGCGTGGTGATGCAGGACGCGGTGATCGACGGGCTCGTCACCAACCTGGTGGTGAACGGCGTCGAGGTCACCGCGTACGTCGAGGCGGAGCTCGACCGCCGACATCCGGTCCGGGTGCTGATCCGCTCCCAGGACGCCGCCGATCTCCGCGAGGCTGCCGGCCGCCTGCACGCCGCCTGGGACGCCACGATCGACCGGATTCGCGGGCGGCCCGGCATGGAACGACGCAGCGTGAACGACGAGCGGTCGGCCCTGCAGACCCTGCGTCATCTGGTCTTCGTGCACGACTCGTGGTTCCGCCGCTGCTGCCTGGGGTCGACGGAACTGTTCACCCCGTTCGGCATCGGACCCGACGTCGAGCCCTACCGTGCGGCGAACGGGCTCGACCCGAGTCTGGACGAGGTTGTCCGTGTGCGTCAGGCACAGGCCGTCGAGCTTGAGGCTTGGCTGGACAAGATCACCGCTGAGCAACTCGCGGCCCGCGCGCCAGTGCCCGATGACGACGTGTGGCCGCCGTACGCCCGCGGCCGCTCGGTGTGGCAGTGTCTCGGTACGGTGCTCACCGAGACCTTCGAGCACCACCGCTTCTGCGTCCGCGACCTCGACCTGATCGAGTCACAGGACGCGCACACAGGCATGATCAAGTTTGGGACGAAGTCGCAGGTTCAAATCCTGAGAGCGGGGGATGAGTCGCAATGATCGCAGGTCGCGCGGGTTGGTCCGCTGAGTCAGCAGTACGACGATCTGCCGTTGAGCACGACGGATGCTCGGTGATCGCGCTGGCCGACCGACTTGGCATTATCGAGGTGGCGACTTATCGAGGTGGCGACGCTGGATCGGCGGCACGTCAACGCTGTTCGACCACGCCACGTCGGTGCACTAACCGCATTTGTCGGAGCGACTCTGAGTCTCGACCGAGACCGGCGGCAGAACGTCCCGATGACGGGGAGCTGAAATTACTGCCACGTGCTGTGTTGTTGGAAGGCCGACTCTGATCGACTCAGCCGATCGCGCCAGTCCTGGCAGCTGGCCGTAATGCCGAACTGTTCGATCATCGTGCGGATGAACTTTTCTAGGGACACACGTCCTGACGGGATGTGAGCGCGCTCTATAAACACCCCGGAGTCGGACAGCGCTACGGCGCCGAAATGGTAGTGAGGCTCTTCGAAGTCGCTGACCTTCGACGACGGATGCCAGTGGGCGGTGAAAAGCTCACCCTTGCCGTCAAGCGCCAACGCGTACATGTAACCAACCGTTGTTACACGGAACCGTTCGCGTCAAGGAGCTTCCTTGCCACCATCGACGTACCGGAAGTGCATGGTTGCTGTGAACCGTCGGCCGGATGCAAGAGCGATTCCGTTGCCCTCGTTCAACGTCCAGAGATGAACATCACTGCCGCCGGATCGCGCCTTCGGGGAGAGCGAAAAGGTCGCACCACCGATACACGACACGGCATCCTTCAATGGATCCAGGAATGCGTCGAGTGCGGCCGACGGGTCCTTGCCAGGCACGTTCTAGTAAGTAGCCCAGTCACCGAACGAGCGGTAGGAGCATCTCTAGCCGGGACAGTGCGGCAACGTCCCAATCGTCCGGGAATCTGCCTGAATCGTAGGCGCCGAGGAACTCCTGGGCCGAGACGCCCAGCTCTCGCTGTGACTCTCGTTCGAGGATGGCCAGGCTCGCATCTGCCGTCAGATCGACGACTGATGTCTCCATGACACTCATGATGATGTTCCTCTCCCAGGACTGACCCTCACTGTACACAGACCAGAATGCGGCAGCGGTCTGACAGTCGAATTTCGCAGGTCCGGCCGGGCGGCCATCCCGCGAGAGATGCAAACGCCCGGCCGAGCCTCGGTGGTGGCATGCATGTTGCAACGGCCAGGAACCGAGAAGGGCCACCGGCTGGCGTTTCCGCTGGTCAGTGGCCCTTCTGCCGAAGTCGGGGTGACAGGATTTGAACCTGCGACTTCTTCGTCCCGAACTTGATCTTGGTCGTGGTGGCCCTTGCCTGGACACCGTCGCTAAGAGCGCGTGTGAGTGAGTCCGTCTGTCGATGTCGCGGTTGGAGGTAACACACTTCGTAACACGCGCTAGAACGGCGTGGTCCGTCGTGACCACAGCTGCCGCATCCCCTGATAGGTGCCGGTTGTAGGTCGGAGCGGAGTGGGTCAAGGCTGAGCGGAGCGAATCCGAAGGTTGCCTTGACGCACGGAGCGGAGGCCGGAGACTGGTCCGATCAGGGGGACGCGGCCTGGTGAGTGATCTGAGGGCGTGGCCACTTGGATCTGACCTGAGGTCGAACGCTCGGCCGCTGGTTCGCGATGGAGTGGGGCGTCGGTCGTGTGGCCGCTGTCATGGCCAGACCGTTGGGCAATCGTGGCGAGGACCGGCCCGCAGCGAGCGGAGCGAGCGAGGACACGGACCGGAGCCGCGCGCGGCGTCAGCCGCGCCTTGATCTATGAGAGGCAGATTCGGCAGAGCGCGGCCCAAGGCGGCCCAAGGCGATTGCACATCACCCGACGCATCACAGCCGCCCAGGCGATTGCGACTTACGGCAAGTTGTTCGTCCCGGGCGCGCTTCGGCGTTGAGAGGCAAAGCCCCGACAGGTGCCCGGCATAGTTTGGTGCCCCACTGGGCAACGACACGCAACAGTACGCAGGGTGGAGCGGCGTGCCTAGCTGGTGGGGGGCTTGACACCCTACGAACAGTCATGAGAAGCTCTGATGCTGCTACATAGCACTTCAATGAGGAGGATGCAATGCGCCTTACTAGGATCGCATCAACGAGTGCAGTCGTTGTCGCACTCGTTGGTGTCCCGACAGCCGCCTATGCGACTACGCTGTCACAGTCCTTTAACCCTGGGACTATTTCGATCGCCAATCCGACCCGCTTGCCGTCGTCGGAGTCGAAGGATGTCTCGCTTCCTTCGACGTCGAACGGTAAGTCAACGGCTGATGCCACTACCTGTGGTAAGGGGGGATTCAACTATCGCTTGCAGCGTGATCGTAGTGGCCTCCCGGATCAAACCATCCTTGAAGCCGACGGGATCATGTACTGCGATGCCAAGGACACCTTTACGGGATACAAGTGGTCGGCTGCGAAGTTCCATTTCGACGTCCGTCCCTACATCGTCGGGCAACCTGGTGCATCTGCCACGGTGACAGCCTCTAACTGAGGAGCAGGGTTGTGGGGTCGCCCGTGTTTGCCGCACGCAACGTGACCGTAAGGTTTGGTCGCCTGGTGGCCCTGGACGGTATTTCCGTCACAGGGTCGCCAGGCGTGACCGTTCTGCTCGGTCCGAATGGTGCAGGAAAGAGCACGCTGGTCGCTTGCCTACTGGGTGATCAGGTTCCGGACTCGGGAGAGGTAGAGGTTCTCGGGGGCCGTCCTGCCAAACGTGGGAGCCCTCAGCGGAGGATCGGCTGGTTGCCACAAGACCCTCAGCTGCCGCAGAGGTTCAGAGTCGCGGAGATGGTTACGTATGCAGGTTGGTTGAAGGGCCTCGATTGGTCGGACGCACGAACGGCCGGCATTGCCGCGTTAGAGCGGGTCGATCTAGTAGATCGGAGCGCCAGCCTCGTCAAGGAGTTGTCTGGTGGTATGCGTCGTCGTGCCGCGATTGCTGCCGCGACCGTTCATGAGCCAGAGGTGTTGCTCCTTGATGAACCCATGGCGGGCCTTGACCCCCAACAGCGTATTGCGGTGCGCGACGTGATTGCGAGATACGCAGACACAGCGACAGTGCTCATGTGCACTCACATACTCCAGGACGTTGTCGCCGTTGCGAACCGAGTTGTGGTGGTTGATCATGGAGTAGTTCGCTTCGATGGCGCTACTGAGGCGTTTACCGCACTAAGCGGTCGGACAGGAGACCTTGAGGCGGCGTACCTCTCTTTGTTCGACGTGAGGACCTCCGCATGAGATCTGGTGTCGGAGCCGTGAGTTTTGCGGCTCGACTGTCATCTGCGCGTTTTCTTGTTCCGTTCGCTCTTGTTGCCGGGATATTCCAATCCTTCCAGCAAGGATGGTCTGCGGGCGAGTGGGATGATGCGCTACGGATGGCGGCAAACCACAGTCTTGCTATTGATATAGCGGCGTCCGCAGCGGCTGTGTTTGACGCGAGCCGATTTCGCCGCAAGTTTCCCGGTGGTAGGACAAGTGTCAGACAACTGGGGTCTCCGTTAATCGGCTTGGGAGGGTCAGCGTTGTGGGGTGTAGCTGCGGTGATTTTCCTGAGTTTGATGGCGTTGGTCGGCACGGGCGCTGTCTCACAGTGGAGGACGCCGCATCTCGGGCTTACCCTGGTTGCTGCGGCTTTTGTCGTCGAAGTGGCCGCGCTTGGGTGGATGCTAGGTACATTTCTTCCCTTTTATGCATGCATTCCGCTCTTGGTGCTGGGTGTCTGGCTGGGCAATGCGTTTCTCGCAACCGCTACCGGGCATTACCCTGCTCTGC belongs to Microlunatus elymi and includes:
- a CDS encoding heavy metal translocating P-type ATPase; this encodes MTSAPQLSVPDVERPVRVELDIGGMTCAACAARIEKKLNKIDGATAIVNYATDRAVVTGLPESATPELIQAVKKAGYTAAPVPRGDDPYATSRPDRARMLLRRLLVAALLTLPLGNLAIVLALVPDLRFPYWQWVCVLLAIPVVFWCAWPFHRATLRNLRHGSFSMDTLVSLGVLAAFFWSVISISLGLDDQPGYWLFFGRTPAGADSIYLEVAAAVTTFLLAGRYFEARARRSAADVLTALNELAPKTVRVVIDGQEYVIPAEKLQPGQDFSVRPGETIAADGDIVDGKSAVDTSMMTGEPVPADLGPGARVLGGTIALNGRLLVRAVAVGGKTQLAQMAQLAEQAQARKAAVQRLVDRVVSVFVPVVLGIAVLTFIGWMIFDGNVRNGFSAAVSVLIIACPCAMGLATPTALMVGVGRAGQLGIVIKGPEALEASGSIDTVLLDKTGTLTSGEMIVESVTALGGSDPVEGQHTKQDIITLAAALESHSEHPIGRAIARAVDQPAEVSDFHALAGLGASATLDGRRLLIGNRNLFAEQGITISERAEESVDAAEAAGKTAVLLAVDSRIVGVLVLADQIKDSAAEGVAALRELGLTTVLLTGDNERAAVSVGESLEVDRVIAGVLPTGKSAVIEELQAQGKRVAMVGDGINDATALATANLGLAVLNGTDIALKSADMILVRKHLGVIADAIQLARRTLNTIRGNLVWAFAYNIAAIPLAATGLLNPLIAGAAMSLSSVFVVTNSLRLRSFRPRGAPAEDHD
- the aspS gene encoding aspartate--tRNA(Asn) ligase, with protein sequence MIHHPVSRVLAAELPQHVGEAVEIDGWLHRFRELKSVSFMIIRDRSGLSQVVITGGYEAPPEESVLRIRGVVTANGQAPGGVEITDPTIEVLSRAEQLPPFDLYRPQVPGNLPTVLDHAQVTLRHPRLRAQQTLAAASIGGFRSTLDDHGFTEIHTPKVVESATESGANVFELDWFGRRAFLAQSPQFYKQIMVGVFERVYETGPVFRAEPHDTARHLAQYTSLDAEFGFIRDHQDVMIMVREVIAGMIQSVRTRATMELQLLDVELPKVPEEIPQLHFADAMRRLGKDDVDLAPADERALSAWAVEEYGSEFLFVTGYPMAKRPFYTQPEPGNPSYSNSFDLLFRGLELITGGQRLHRHGDYLAALAERGEPIQPYASYLDTFAYGMPPHGGFALGLERWVARLAGVDNVRLTTLFPRDLHRLSP
- a CDS encoding type IV toxin-antitoxin system AbiEi family antitoxin domain-containing protein, which gives rise to MYRRFDPSPELRRLIEHQSGVVTREQATAFGLGPRSQQRLVEQEHWQRLGPGLLLSRAGPVEWLSLAWAGALWGGDDARLGGLAAAYLHKLTDQPPKTILVLTPHRIQRESVSPWLFRRERAGVRSRSVGALPRTSIDDTVLDLCEQSVRDLGDGIDGRGRKIDGWISDAVQRKLTTPKRLKRALSARSRFAGRRLVEKIISEVAGGAQSVLELAYLRNVERAHGLPRGRRQVGARLAGGRIYRDVRYEKYHLLVELDGETGHIGEDRFRDFRRDNAALLEGEVTLRYGRVDVDTEPCAIAWQVAEMLVRGGWAGMVTPCPNCSRP
- a CDS encoding alpha/beta hydrolase, which gives rise to MALDLTTYPIDDSARPTVMVLPGGGYAHLADHEGEPVARWLNTLGLHAAVLRYTIGDGAHPGALHDGRQAMRELRSGRAGVRVAADRLGVLGFSAGGHLAAMLAGDSADVMGAESYTFAGRPDAAILCYPVTDLRETLSGRIPNLHVGSARNLLHDPSAELLADLSPSTRVTEDFPPSFIWTTSDDEGVPALHSLELMTALAVAGVPFEAHVFRHGRHGLGLADEEEPLVAQWQQLCGRWLTGIGWL
- a CDS encoding mycothiol transferase is translated as MTARVLRFSRIPVPDMSRSGRLLRLRDEEKHWNQPERLIVAQFGVLIYVGDSAHAPDASSDDIAECDEHADEVTAANAMVGAWAFTPRNMATSVRGAGVTAGPFVDAADIVAGFYIIEAPDLDAAVAIARTNPALKAGGGVEIRPIHSGGMVERAPGESMPEAPAERDLLLQRLAGQRRHILDQLAGLSEEQLRRPVLPSGWSCVGLVQHLTLSDERYWFEVVMAGKPLDFWPEGDNADWQVPDAVPAESVIADYRAAIDRSDAYIAGLDLDAPPAQPEDWWAEAGLSFPNLRAVLLHVIVETATHAGHLDAVRELLDRKQYIVL
- a CDS encoding DinB family protein codes for the protein MTRYIDEDLHDAEFRECDLTGARLIGVVMQDAVIDGLVTNLVVNGVEVTAYVEAELDRRHPVRVLIRSQDAADLREAAGRLHAAWDATIDRIRGRPGMERRSVNDERSALQTLRHLVFVHDSWFRRCCLGSTELFTPFGIGPDVEPYRAANGLDPSLDEVVRVRQAQAVELEAWLDKITAEQLAARAPVPDDDVWPPYARGRSVWQCLGTVLTETFEHHRFCVRDLDLIESQDAHTGMIKFGTKSQVQILRAGDESQ
- a CDS encoding ATP-binding cassette domain-containing protein; the encoded protein is MTVLLGPNGAGKSTLVACLLGDQVPDSGEVEVLGGRPAKRGSPQRRIGWLPQDPQLPQRFRVAEMVTYAGWLKGLDWSDARTAGIAALERVDLVDRSASLVKELSGGMRRRAAIAAATVHEPEVLLLDEPMAGLDPQQRIAVRDVIARYADTATVLMCTHILQDVVAVANRVVVVDHGVVRFDGATEAFTALSGRTGDLEAAYLSLFDVRTSA